From Triticum urartu cultivar G1812 chromosome 2, Tu2.1, whole genome shotgun sequence, a single genomic window includes:
- the LOC125535979 gene encoding calcium-binding protein 39-like, with the protein MSFFFRAASRPRSSQQDLVRSIKDSLLALDTKTGAKALEDVEKNIFTLRQTLSGDGEVEPNQDHVLQIALEICKEGVLSLFVQNLPSLGWEGRKDLAHCWCILLRQKVDESHCCVQYIENHVDLLDFLVVCYKNLEVALNCGNMLRECIKYPSLAKYILESNSFELFFQYVELPNFDIASDALNTFKDLLTRHEDAVSEFLISHYEQFFELYKRLLTSDNYVTRRQSVKFLSEFLLEAPNAQIMKRYILEVRYLNIMMGLLKDSSKNIRICSFHIFKVFVANPNKPRDIIQVLVDNHKELLKLLHALPASKGEDEQLDEERDLIVKEIEKLVRLSV; encoded by the exons ATGTCCTTCTTCTTCCGCGCGGCGTCGCGGCCGCGTTCGTCGCAGCAGGACCTCGTGCGCTCCATCAAGGACTCCCTCCTCGCGCTCGACACCAAGACCGGCGCCAAG GCCCTCGAAGATGTTGAGAAAAACATATTCACCTTGAGACAAACACTTTCTGGTGATGGAGAAGTTGAACCAAACCAGGATCATGTCTTACAGATAGCCCTTGAAATTTGCAAGGAGGGTGTCCTTTCTCTTTTTGTTCAGAACCTGCCTTCGCTGGGTTGGGAG GGAAGAAAGGATCTTGCCCACTGCTGGTGCATTTTGTTGAGGCAGAAGGTTGATGAAAGTCACTGCTGCGTGCAGTATATCGAAAATCATGTTGATCTTCTAGATTTCCTTGTTGTATG CTACAAGAACTTGGAAGTCGCATTGAACTGTGGAAACATGTTGCGAGAATGCATAAAATATCCCTCACTTGCAAA ATATATATTGGAGTCAAATAGCTTCGAGTTGTTTTTCCAGTATGTTGAATTGCCAAACTTTGATATTGCTTCTGATGCTCTGAATACGTTCAAG GATTTGCTCACTAGACATGAAGATGCAGTCTCCGAGTTTCTCATTTCCCATTATGAACAG TTCTTTGAACTCTACAAAAGGCTTTTAACTTCAGATAATTATGTGACAAGAAGACAATCAGTGAAG TTTCTTTCAGAGTTTCTGTTGGAGGCCCCAAATGCTCAGATAATGAAGCGGTACATTTTGGAAGTTCGTTACTTGAACATTATGATGGGTCTACTAAAG GATTCAAGCAAAAATATCAGGATATGTTCCTTTCACATTTTTAAG GTATTTGTTGCCAATCCAAACAAGCCTCGTGATATTATTCAAGTTTTGGTAGACAACCACAAAGAATTATTGAAGTTGCTCCATGCTCTTCCTGCAAGCAAAG GTGAAGATGAACAACTTGACGAGGAGCGAGACTTAATTGTCAAGGAAATCGAGAAGCTTGTGCGCTTGTCAGTATAG